The genomic DNA CTTTTATTAAAGAAGAAGTATCAGACTTGTGGTAAATCGTCATCAATACGTAGCTCGTTTGAACGGGCTTCACGATATTTTTCTTTTGCATAGTCATATCCTTGTTGCCACCATGAAGTCATCAATTTTTTATTAAAAATCAATGAGTTTTCAATAAGTTTAGAGGGTGTATAATAAAAATTGAGTTTTACACCTTTATTTTTTGCTGCTAATTTTCCAATGGTAATGTCGCTGCGTTCCACTTGATCCAAAAGGTGACTAAACAAATTAATCATTAAAGAAAATGGGTTTTTACCCAGCACTTTATTGTACTCCATATTTTCAGACTCTAAAACAACTGCATCAACTTCGGTAGCCCCTCGTAATATAGCTTCTCTAATAGGAATCACACACCCTAAGCCACCATCGGCATATTCAAAACCGTTTCTTTTAACTAAAGACATAAATGGAATATAATTACATGAAATCCATACCCAATCACAAAACTCATCATAACTAAAATCTTTTATGGATTTATATTCGACTCTGTTTTTAGATAAATTAGACACTGTAACTACAACATCATCTTTGGTTTTTCTAATTACGTTGTATTCTGCTTCTGTAAAATGTTTTTTTAT from Flavivirga abyssicola includes the following:
- a CDS encoding patatin-like phospholipase family protein codes for the protein MKALVISGGGSKGAYAGGVAQYLIQEEGRDYDMYLGTSTGSLLVPHIAAGEIDKIKEVFTNVNQSNIFSVNPFVQRKKGNREFVSIDFINTLWQFIKMKRTFGESKALRRHIKKHFTEAEYNVIRKTKDDVVVTVSNLSKNRVEYKSIKDFSYDEFCDWVWISCNYIPFMSLVKRNGFEYADGGLGCVIPIREAILRGATEVDAVVLESENMEYNKVLGKNPFSLMINLFSHLLDQVERSDITIGKLAAKNKGVKLNFYYTPSKLIENSLIFNKKLMTSWWQQGYDYAKEKYREARSNELRIDDDLPQV